One stretch of Zootoca vivipara chromosome 8, rZooViv1.1, whole genome shotgun sequence DNA includes these proteins:
- the LOC118089673 gene encoding mas-related G-protein coupled receptor member H-like — translation MEKTMQLESISDIDIEGYILSIFTILICILGLLGNGTVVWLLSFCIKRNPFTIYILNLSVADLGVVTANCFMEIIWYATGMYDGPVYHFLEDVFQVMYSAGQYLLTVISIDRCVSVLFPIWHRCHRPANLSNTLCSAIWVLSNLLCGINFTLRLTEMVANYTMKHNQYAVNGILCLLLMTISTLILCLKVSFKSQQRRRGKTLIIILLALLFFIIFSFPLNAYYISGYVFDSDSTIYVNHVYLSACLNSSINPLIYFLVGRQKRGRPRKSMKAILQNVFKEEEN, via the exons ATGGAGAAGACAATGCAACTTG AAAGTATTTCAGATATTGACATAGAAGGATATATTTTGTCTATATTCacaattttaatttgcattttgggGCTTTTAGGGAATGGGACTGTCGTCTGGCTGCTTAGCTTCTGCATTAAGAGGAACCCTTTCACCATTTACATCCTGAACCTCTCTGTTGCTGACTTGGGTGTAGTCACAGCTAACTGTTTTATGGAAATAATTTGGTATGCAACAGGAATGTATGATGGACCTGTGTATCATTTTCTTGAAGATGTCTTTCAAGTAATGTACAGTGCTGGTCAATATCTACTGACAGTCATCAGCATTGACAGGTGTGTGTCAGTCCTCTTCCCAATTTGGCATCGATGCCACCGGCCAGCAAATTTGTCCAATACTTTGTGTTCTGCAATATGGGTACTTTCTAACTTACTCTGTGGAATTAACTTCACCCTCCGCCTGACTGAAATGGTGGCCAATTATACCATGAAACACAACCAGTATGCTGTGAACGGCATTCTTTGCCTCCTGCTCATGACTATCTCAACTCTAATTCTGTGCCTCAAGGTCTCCTTCAAATCACAACAGCGAAGGCGGGGTAAAACTCTAATAATCATCTTGCTTGCTCTTCTTTTCTTCATCATTTTTTCGTTTCCACTGAATGCCTATTACATCAGTGGTTATGTTTTTGATTCAGACTCTACCATTTACGTAAATCATGTCTACTTATCTGCCTGCCTGAACAGCAGTATTAATCCTTTGATCTATTTCCTGGTTGGGAGACAGAAGAGAGGCAGACCCAGGAAGAGCATGAAAGCTATTCTACAGAATGTTttcaaggaggaggaaaactga
- the LOC118089672 gene encoding proto-oncogene Mas-like, giving the protein MNYTLPSLPSLNAGEEYNGTYNETVLSNNSRSENDSGLTLGQYIWHTSLFLISIFGLWGNGTVMWLLAFCLKRTPFTTYILNLSVADFGLLTVVFISRICLVSDFLTYLADEMLVLIFLFVYTTGQFLLTAISIDRCVAVHFPLWHRCHRPPNMSTTVCASIWGLSFISPAICFTLFLADFDVYIIEIIQFIANGFLCLPLMTISTLILFVKVCFKSHQRKRGKLLIIVLLALFFFIIFSFPINALFITVYILDSNPPSFFQYAFFYAYLNSCINPLIYFLVGRQKRGRPRRNMKAILQNAFKEEENLQEAVDAPVETQL; this is encoded by the coding sequence ATGAATTACACCCTCCCGTCACTGCCCTCTTTAAATGCTGGAGAGGAATATAATGGAACATACAATGAAACTGTTCTCTCTAACAATAGCCGCAGTGAGAATGATTCTGGATTGACATTAGGACAATATATATGGCATACCAGTCTTTTTTTAATAAGCATTTTTGGACTTTGGGGGAATGGGACTGTTATGTGGCTGCTTGCCTTCTGCCTTAAGAGGACTCCTTTCACCACTTACATCCTGAACCTCTCCGTGGCTGACTTTGGTTTACTCACAGTTGTGTTTATTAGTAGAATATGTTTGGTATCAGACTTCTTAACTTACCTTGCAGATGAAATGCTTGTGTTGATTTTCCTATTTGTGTACACCACTGGTCAATTTCTACTGACAGCCATCAGCATTGATAGGTGCGTGGCTGTCCACTTCCCACTTTGGCATCGATGCCACCGACCACCAAATATGTCCACCACTGTTTGTGCCTCAATATGGGGACTTTCTTTTATTTCCCCTGCAATTTGCTTCACTCTCTTTCTGGCTGATTTCGATGTTTATATCATAGAGATCATTCAGTTTATTGCGAATGGCTTCCTTTGCCTCCCACTCATGACTATCTCCACTCTTATCCTTTTTGTCAAGGTCTGCTTTAAATCACAccaaaggaagagggggaaactTCTAATTATAGTCCTGCTtgctctcttcttcttcatcattttttcttttccaattaaTGCCCTTTTCATCACTGTTTATATTCTTGATTCAAAtcctccttctttctttcaaTATGCCTTCTTTTATGCCTATCTGAATAGCTGTATTAACCCTTTGATTTATTTCCTGGTTGGAAGACAGAAAAGAGGCAGACCTAGGAGGAACATGAAAGCCATACTCCAGAATGCTTTCAAGGAGGAAGAAAACCTCCAAGAGGCAGTAGATGCACCTGTGGAAACTCAGTTATGA